The following coding sequences lie in one Elusimicrobiota bacterium genomic window:
- a CDS encoding 3-phosphoshikimate 1-carboxyvinyltransferase (catalyzes the formation of 5-O-(1-carboxyvinyl)-3-phosphoshikimate from phosphoenolpyruvate and 3-phosphoshikimate in tryptophan biosynthesis): SPSIISGSLIPRLIDEIPILALAATQAEGITQISDAGELRVKESDRLKTISSELNKMGANIEEKKDGLIIHGKTKLRGAEVESFGDHRIAMTLAIAGLVAEGETLIKNVECVDTSFPGFFELLQSLVNPVRNSKTIR; the protein is encoded by the coding sequence AAAGCCCCAGTATAATATCAGGGAGCTTAATTCCTAGGCTAATAGACGAAATTCCCATATTGGCGCTTGCCGCAACTCAGGCTGAAGGAATTACCCAAATTTCTGATGCCGGGGAACTTAGGGTAAAGGAAAGCGATAGGTTAAAAACTATTAGTTCCGAACTAAATAAAATGGGCGCAAATATTGAAGAAAAGAAAGACGGACTAATTATTCACGGCAAAACTAAACTTAGAGGTGCTGAAGTTGAAAGCTTCGGAGACCATAGAATTGCAATGACGCTTGCGATTGCCGGCCTCGTTGCAGAAGGCGAAACCTTGATTAAAAACGTTGAATGCGTGGATACGTCTTTTCCCGGATTTTTCGAACTTTTGCAG